A window from Lachnoanaerobaculum umeaense encodes these proteins:
- a CDS encoding macro domain-containing protein — protein sequence MPFKIIRNDITNVKADAIVNTVNPYGFIGRGVETAIYNAAGIKELLEERRKLGNLYPGDVGITPAFNLDAKYIIHVSGPVWKDGRSNELTILRQCYDKALHMAVENNCKSIAFPLLATGTYRFPEEIGVVIAVEAFTEFLKEYEIEIFLVVFGSDAVRVSGILVDKVIEFIDDDYVVAANATEHLPVDEDYDTYEDDYHNEDDEEYFGYKEPPYQDWNARETEVSELQQEYMPSSLNIPDFLRKRKPENISESLEDALKNIYKESFEKHLQQLINKKGFKNSEVYATSNISKQYFSKLLKGKVKPSKEKVLALAVGLRLNIDETVDFLRIAGYALSPISQTDKVVEYFIKNKDYNVIKIDIVLFDFGLEPLSS from the coding sequence GTGCCTTTTAAGATTATAAGAAATGATATTACTAATGTAAAAGCGGATGCCATTGTAAATACAGTAAATCCTTACGGTTTTATCGGACGTGGAGTTGAGACCGCCATATATAATGCGGCAGGAATTAAAGAGCTTTTAGAGGAGCGAAGAAAGCTTGGAAATTTATATCCGGGGGATGTCGGTATTACACCTGCATTCAATCTTGATGCCAAATACATTATTCATGTAAGCGGTCCTGTTTGGAAGGACGGAAGAAGTAACGAACTTACTATACTTAGGCAGTGTTATGACAAAGCGTTGCATATGGCAGTTGAAAATAATTGCAAATCTATTGCATTTCCTTTGCTTGCAACAGGTACATACAGATTTCCGGAAGAAATCGGTGTAGTTATAGCTGTAGAAGCCTTCACGGAATTTTTAAAAGAGTATGAAATAGAAATATTTCTTGTGGTTTTCGGAAGTGATGCGGTACGGGTTTCCGGTATTCTGGTGGATAAAGTTATAGAGTTTATAGATGATGACTATGTAGTAGCAGCAAATGCTACAGAGCATCTGCCGGTAGATGAAGATTACGACACATATGAAGATGATTATCACAATGAAGATGATGAGGAATATTTTGGTTACAAAGAGCCTCCATATCAGGATTGGAATGCAAGAGAAACAGAAGTAAGCGAACTTCAACAGGAGTATATGCCTTCATCTTTAAACATACCGGATTTCTTGAGAAAGAGGAAGCCTGAGAATATTTCCGAATCACTGGAGGATGCATTAAAGAATATATATAAGGAATCTTTTGAAAAACATTTACAGCAGCTTATAAACAAAAAGGGATTCAAAAACTCTGAGGTTTACGCAACTTCAAATATATCAAAGCAGTATTTTTCAAAGCTTTTAAAGGGAAAGGTAAAGCCTTCAAAAGAAAAAGTACTGGCACTTGCAGTCGGACTTAGATTGAATATTGATGAGACTGTGGATTTTTTAAGAATTGCAGGGTATGCACTTTCACCTATTTCACAGACCGACAAGGTGGTGGAATACTTTATAAAAAATAAAGATTACAATGTAATAAAAATAGATATTGTTCTTTTTGACTTTGGATTGGAACCACTTTCAAGCTAA
- a CDS encoding thioesterase family protein — protein sequence MLEVGIKGQRETIVAKENTAAGIGSGSLEVFSTPIMILLMEESCFMSVADKLDEGFTTVGISVNVKHLSATPLGMKIVVKSELTKVDGRALTFKVEAYDERGLIGEGIHERFIVNNEKFQTKTDGKLDK from the coding sequence ATGTTGGAAGTAGGAATAAAGGGACAAAGAGAAACTATTGTAGCAAAGGAAAATACTGCAGCAGGTATAGGAAGTGGAAGTTTGGAAGTGTTTTCAACTCCAATAATGATACTTTTGATGGAGGAGTCATGCTTTATGAGTGTAGCAGACAAGCTTGATGAGGGCTTTACTACTGTAGGTATTTCTGTTAATGTAAAGCATTTATCAGCTACACCACTTGGAATGAAAATAGTAGTTAAGTCTGAACTTACTAAAGTAGATGGAAGAGCTCTCACATTCAAGGTTGAGGCATATGATGAAAGGGGACTTATTGGTGAAGGAATTCACGAAAGATTTATTGTAAATAATGAAAAATTCCAGACAAAGACTGACGGTAAGTTAGACAAATAA
- a CDS encoding class I SAM-dependent DNA methyltransferase encodes MTGELKNKIDGLWEIFWTGGITNPLEVVEQMTYLMFIRDIDSADNIRAKEANMLGLPFKSIFDGEVVIGDRKVEGEQLKWSVFHDFPAQRMYSIMQEWVFPFIKNLHGDKNSAYSKYMGDAIFKVNTPLMLSKIVDAMDEIYAIMDKEQKADVRGDVYEYLLSKLEKSGVNGQFRTPRNIIRMMVEMMDPHPNETICDPACGTSGFLVMSGEYLKEKYKKEVLMDKKNKEHFMNNMFYGFDMDRTMLRIGAMNMMTHGIENPCIEYRDSLSDQNTDKDKYSLILANPPFKGSLDADIVSTDILKICKTKKTELLFLALFIRMLKIGGRCACIVPDGVLFGSSNAHKAIRKELIENQKLEAVISMPSGVFKPYAGVSTGILIFTKTGHGGTDNVWFYDMTADGKSLDDKRSPIEENDIPDIIARFKNLDGEKDRKRTDKSFMVPKSEIIEKDYDLSINKYKEVEYIPVEYPPTSEILDEIERLNEQIMEETRVLRELLKGTSN; translated from the coding sequence ATGACAGGCGAATTAAAAAATAAAATAGACGGATTATGGGAGATATTTTGGACAGGGGGTATTACAAATCCTCTCGAGGTTGTAGAGCAGATGACATATCTGATGTTTATCAGAGATATAGACAGTGCTGACAATATAAGAGCAAAAGAGGCAAATATGCTCGGATTACCTTTTAAGAGTATTTTTGATGGAGAGGTAGTGATAGGGGATAGAAAAGTAGAGGGTGAACAGCTTAAGTGGTCTGTTTTCCATGATTTTCCGGCACAAAGAATGTACAGCATAATGCAGGAATGGGTATTCCCATTTATAAAAAATCTTCATGGTGATAAAAACAGTGCCTATAGTAAGTATATGGGAGATGCAATATTTAAAGTAAATACTCCTCTAATGCTTTCAAAGATAGTGGATGCCATGGATGAGATATATGCCATTATGGACAAGGAGCAAAAGGCTGATGTCAGAGGAGATGTATATGAGTACCTGCTATCAAAACTTGAGAAATCAGGTGTAAACGGACAATTCAGAACACCAAGAAATATAATAAGAATGATGGTAGAGATGATGGATCCACATCCAAATGAGACTATTTGTGATCCGGCATGTGGTACATCAGGATTTCTAGTAATGAGTGGAGAATACTTAAAGGAAAAGTACAAAAAAGAAGTACTTATGGATAAAAAGAATAAAGAACACTTTATGAATAATATGTTCTATGGATTTGATATGGATAGAACTATGCTTCGCATAGGTGCTATGAATATGATGACTCATGGTATTGAAAATCCCTGCATAGAATATAGGGACAGTTTATCCGATCAAAATACTGATAAGGATAAGTACTCTCTTATACTTGCAAATCCGCCATTTAAGGGAAGCCTTGATGCTGATATAGTATCTACTGATATTCTAAAAATATGTAAGACTAAAAAAACAGAACTTTTATTCCTTGCACTTTTTATAAGAATGCTAAAAATAGGTGGAAGATGTGCCTGCATAGTACCTGACGGTGTGCTTTTCGGTTCTTCCAATGCTCATAAGGCTATAAGAAAAGAATTGATAGAAAATCAAAAGCTGGAGGCAGTAATATCAATGCCTTCCGGAGTATTTAAGCCGTATGCGGGAGTATCCACAGGTATACTTATCTTTACAAAGACAGGTCATGGAGGAACAGATAATGTATGGTTCTATGATATGACAGCAGACGGCAAGAGTCTGGATGATAAGAGATCACCTATAGAAGAGAATGATATTCCTGATATTATAGCTAGGTTCAAAAACCTTGATGGTGAAAAGGACAGAAAGCGTACTGATAAGTCTTTTATGGTACCTAAGAGTGAAATTATAGAAAAAGATTATGATCTATCTATCAATAAATATAAGGAAGTTGAGTATATACCGGTAGAATATCCGCCAACATCTGAGATTCTGGATGAAATAGAGAGATTGAATGAGCAGATAATGGAAGAGACCAGAGTCTTGAGAGAATTATTGAAAGGGACCTCAAATTAA
- a CDS encoding rhodanese-like domain-containing protein, translated as MKKLVGVILTGVLLTAVGCSNTNTANTNDGSAKENISSSAETTVKAEAGEESKNEGSYTHIDQETAKQMMANEDGHVIVDVRSQDEYAAGHIPGAICIPNESITNTQPAELQDFDQVILVYCRSGNRSRQASQKLADMGYTNVYDFGGINDWTGETVSEK; from the coding sequence ATGAAGAAATTAGTAGGAGTTATATTAACCGGAGTTTTATTAACAGCTGTAGGTTGCTCAAATACAAATACTGCGAATACTAATGACGGTTCAGCAAAGGAAAATATTTCAAGTAGTGCTGAAACAACTGTGAAGGCGGAGGCAGGTGAGGAGAGCAAAAATGAAGGAAGTTATACACATATTGATCAGGAAACAGCAAAACAGATGATGGCTAATGAGGACGGTCATGTAATAGTTGATGTTAGAAGTCAGGATGAGTATGCAGCAGGACATATTCCGGGGGCTATATGTATACCAAATGAAAGTATAACAAATACACAGCCTGCAGAACTCCAGGATTTTGATCAAGTAATATTGGTATATTGCAGAAGTGGAAATCGTAGCAGACAGGCTTCGCAAAAACTTGCTGATATGGGATATACAAATGTATATGATTTTGGTGGTATCAATGATTGGACAGGAGAAACAGTTTCAGAAAAATAA
- a CDS encoding glycosyltransferase family 39 protein, whose product MKIKKMGYLLVFICAAILSIYSFSLLAEKTYILFDIGEIETKMLYFEHILLFVIFYLILRFVKNNYIRLIGIGIFSLMYMILHQAATAFIVDCIYVLVLIWLGEIILAKARKSHLEESNIVRYLNSFMIGSLAYIISVCILSALHIASKKEVRYFTIGLAIAVVAGYILLSFLKIILPMNKAGSNEISDKKNKNFFCIGSAISLSAILLQIGRINITLDYDSLRYGLRSLSVLVGDTGIYDNLGTVNDVYVYPKGLEILTLVLNTKKSFGFVLSFSYISAIMVLLTVFEIVRVCGNKRDDNSWLAVVLVSVTPAIMNMGISAKTDMITLLMQLISILNMCLYVKKRQSHYITFALIALLASLIYKPTSLLFSFGIGIANIIYLIGDLIKNKNKIKNIFRFAYLLIFPIVAIVFVYARTYILTGHIITSVYSSVWYKLGIETKYPYTIGDYRSAGMNMSSGESIDILYRLFQLFISPTNETHIYIASPTVIISVLFVLMPVYTIKFWFKNNDKRDIFSYIFIVLIVDIGVSLLSLFILNQVDGNYFILLFVLVIIMVCFLVDKDQVKSLFYSLLPCIMFALLIMGVTNWAGIRGLTENPKSMRDLGIYNHHDRYIDKEILENTDSSFVDIYMDLTAMGNPRTLLLSEDDLLKVLGLDIRTYTDITGSGGNSAVVRTLDNFKVYLNYAQIKYICVDDEYLEGRERAADVVIYLLEDGSTEVYRDYGDVVLYKVMIN is encoded by the coding sequence ATGAAGATTAAGAAAATGGGATATTTACTTGTATTTATATGTGCTGCCATTCTTAGTATCTACAGTTTTTCTTTATTAGCTGAAAAGACTTATATATTATTTGATATCGGTGAGATAGAAACTAAGATGCTTTATTTCGAACATATATTGCTTTTTGTTATATTTTATTTGATATTAAGATTTGTAAAAAACAATTATATAAGACTGATAGGTATAGGAATTTTTAGCCTGATGTATATGATATTACATCAGGCTGCCACCGCTTTTATAGTAGATTGTATTTATGTTTTGGTTTTGATTTGGCTTGGTGAGATAATACTGGCAAAAGCAAGGAAAAGCCATTTGGAAGAGAGCAATATAGTGCGTTATTTGAACAGTTTTATGATAGGAAGCTTAGCCTATATCATATCTGTTTGTATTCTTTCAGCCTTACACATTGCCTCAAAAAAAGAAGTGAGATATTTTACTATAGGACTTGCGATAGCTGTAGTGGCGGGATATATTTTACTTAGTTTTTTAAAAATCATATTGCCAATGAATAAAGCCGGTAGTAATGAAATATCGGATAAGAAAAATAAGAATTTTTTCTGTATCGGTTCAGCAATATCACTTTCAGCAATACTTTTACAAATCGGAAGAATCAATATTACTCTGGATTATGATTCTTTAAGATATGGCCTAAGAAGCCTATCAGTACTTGTTGGAGATACCGGTATATATGACAATCTTGGAACGGTAAATGATGTATATGTTTATCCAAAGGGACTGGAGATACTTACACTTGTATTGAATACTAAAAAAAGCTTTGGGTTTGTACTTAGTTTCTCTTATATAAGTGCAATAATGGTACTGCTTACAGTATTTGAGATAGTCAGAGTGTGCGGTAATAAAAGAGATGATAATTCATGGCTTGCAGTGGTGTTGGTATCTGTGACACCTGCAATTATGAATATGGGCATATCAGCAAAAACTGATATGATTACACTTTTAATGCAACTAATATCAATATTGAATATGTGTCTATATGTAAAGAAAAGACAGAGCCATTACATAACATTTGCATTGATAGCATTACTTGCAAGCCTTATATATAAACCGACAAGCCTGTTGTTTAGCTTTGGAATAGGAATTGCAAATATTATTTATCTTATTGGAGATTTAATAAAGAATAAGAATAAAATCAAAAATATATTCAGATTTGCGTATTTACTTATTTTTCCAATAGTTGCTATAGTATTTGTATATGCAAGAACATATATACTTACAGGACATATCATTACCTCAGTATATTCATCTGTATGGTATAAGCTTGGAATAGAGACAAAATATCCTTATACCATTGGAGATTATAGAAGCGCCGGTATGAATATGTCATCAGGTGAAAGCATAGATATATTGTACAGATTATTCCAGCTTTTCATATCACCGACAAATGAAACACATATTTACATTGCATCACCAACGGTAATTATATCAGTACTATTTGTGTTGATGCCGGTATATACTATAAAATTTTGGTTTAAAAATAATGATAAAAGAGATATATTCTCATATATCTTCATAGTTCTAATAGTAGATATCGGAGTAAGTCTACTTAGTTTATTTATATTAAATCAGGTAGATGGCAATTATTTCATTTTATTGTTTGTACTGGTGATAATAATGGTATGTTTTTTGGTGGATAAGGATCAAGTAAAGAGTTTATTCTACTCACTTTTGCCATGTATAATGTTTGCATTACTTATAATGGGAGTAACTAACTGGGCAGGCATAAGGGGATTGACTGAAAATCCAAAAAGTATGAGAGATCTCGGGATTTATAATCACCATGATAGGTATATTGATAAAGAAATATTGGAAAATACAGATAGCAGTTTTGTGGATATATATATGGATCTTACTGCAATGGGAAATCCCAGAACTCTTTTGTTATCTGAGGACGATTTACTTAAGGTATTGGGATTAGATATCAGAACATACACTGATATAACAGGTAGTGGAGGGAACTCCGCTGTGGTGAGAACTTTGGATAATTTCAAAGTATATCTTAACTATGCACAGATAAAATATATTTGTGTAGATGATGAGTATCTTGAAGGTCGAGAAAGAGCTGCGGACGTTGTAATATATTTGCTGGAGGATGGAAGTACTGAAGTTTATAGAGATTATGGAGATGTGGTGCTCTATAAAGTGATGATAAATTAA
- a CDS encoding vWA domain-containing protein, producing MKKTLTEIVYILDRSGSMSGLEADTIGGFNSMIKKQKDTEESAYISTVLFDDRSKVIHDRVPIEKVDEITSKEYFVRGTTALLDAVGGAIRHIVNIHKYARKEDRPNKTIFVIITDGMENASRYYNYEQVKRMIEKEKNKYGWEFIFIGANIDACAEAERFGIRRERAVNYMHDNIGTKLIYEGVSQAMCSAMEADSSMVMEESLSNNKWKKEIVFDYLKRKK from the coding sequence ATGAAAAAGACATTAACAGAAATAGTTTATATTTTGGACAGAAGTGGATCGATGAGCGGATTGGAAGCAGATACTATAGGTGGATTCAATTCAATGATTAAAAAGCAAAAGGATACAGAAGAGAGTGCATATATTTCAACAGTGCTATTTGATGATAGAAGCAAGGTGATTCATGACAGAGTACCTATTGAGAAAGTTGATGAAATAACATCTAAAGAATATTTTGTAAGAGGAACTACAGCACTTTTAGATGCAGTAGGTGGAGCAATTAGACATATTGTAAATATTCATAAATATGCAAGAAAAGAAGACAGGCCGAATAAAACTATATTTGTCATTATAACGGACGGAATGGAAAATGCAAGTAGGTATTATAATTACGAACAGGTAAAGAGAATGATTGAAAAAGAAAAGAATAAATATGGCTGGGAATTTATATTTATCGGAGCAAATATTGATGCCTGTGCTGAAGCTGAAAGATTTGGAATACGAAGAGAAAGAGCTGTCAACTATATGCATGACAATATAGGCACGAAGCTGATATATGAAGGAGTGTCACAGGCTATGTGCTCCGCAATGGAAGCAGATTCTTCAATGGTTATGGAAGAGAGTTTATCTAATAATAAATGGAAAAAAGAAATAGTTTTTGATTATTTAAAGCGTAAGAAATAA
- a CDS encoding pyridoxamine 5'-phosphate oxidase family protein has protein sequence MEFRAMRRFKQLLSKEECVEILRSAPRGVIAMNGENGYPYAVTINQYFDETDGRIYFHGALQGLKVDLLGKDNKVCFTTTDEGHIEDGDWANTFKSVVCLGHVEEMRDKEKIYEQLRRLAKRFYPSPESIEKEIESAGSRVKMYVMSIDHMTGKLVHEK, from the coding sequence ATGGAATTTAGAGCAATGAGAAGATTTAAACAGCTGCTGTCAAAAGAGGAGTGCGTTGAAATACTAAGGAGTGCACCAAGAGGAGTTATAGCTATGAATGGTGAGAACGGATATCCTTATGCTGTTACGATAAATCAATATTTTGATGAAACTGACGGTAGAATATATTTTCACGGTGCACTGCAAGGGCTTAAGGTAGATCTTTTGGGAAAGGATAACAAGGTATGTTTTACAACTACAGATGAGGGTCATATAGAAGATGGAGACTGGGCAAATACATTTAAAAGTGTTGTATGTCTGGGGCATGTAGAAGAAATGAGAGACAAGGAAAAGATATATGAGCAGCTGAGGAGACTTGCTAAAAGATTTTATCCAAGTCCGGAATCCATTGAAAAGGAAATTGAAAGTGCAGGCAGCAGAGTGAAAATGTATGTAATGAGTATTGATCATATGACCGGTAAACTGGTGCATGAAAAGTAA
- a CDS encoding PTS fructose transporter subunit IIABC, translating to MDLTQLIQFDLIQFGFSATDKKEALNKLTDMLVEKGIIGNKDEFFKALLERESLSTTGVGDGIAIPHAKASCFEKAMIIYAKSDSGVEWESFDAQPAKHIFMICAPANGADEHLKALATLSTALMNPDVKGKLDNATTKEEVKTIFEDFVKSTEEVKEEPKEESGSEGKKYIIAVTACPTGIAHTFMAAEKIKEAAKEMGLDVKVETNGQIGVENKLTKEDIDRAVGIIVAADKKVEIARFDGHPTLFTKVADGINKPKELIQTVLDGNAAIYHHSGEKSSSESTEGESVGRKIYKYLMEGVSNMLPFVVAGGILIALSFFWGINAFNPEDPSYNKFAELLFVLGKLSFSMMLPILAGFIGRSIADRPGFIVGMVGGILANPSILGLQSAEWLSYTPSGFLGALVAGFLAGGIIFALRYAFSWIPRSLDGIKPIFLFPVLGSFIMGVLMLFVINAPMAFIMTSFRNFIESMSGGEKIVLGFVVGSMMAIDMGGPINKAAYVTATALVTTSGTAGSDVMAASMVGGMVPPLAIALSATVYKNLWPEAQRGSALVNYVMGFAFITEGAIPFAASNPLRVIPPLFLSSGVAGALSMIFSCRSKAPHGGMFAVLVGAVTNPVMYIIALVIGTVMGAFLLIVSLNLGKKKEN from the coding sequence ATGGATTTAACACAACTTATTCAATTTGATTTGATTCAATTTGGCTTTTCGGCAACGGATAAAAAAGAAGCTTTGAACAAACTCACAGATATGCTGGTTGAAAAGGGCATAATAGGAAATAAGGATGAATTTTTCAAGGCTCTTTTGGAAAGAGAAAGTCTTTCCACTACAGGAGTAGGTGATGGTATAGCAATACCTCATGCAAAGGCAAGTTGCTTTGAAAAAGCAATGATCATATATGCAAAAAGTGATAGCGGCGTAGAGTGGGAGAGTTTTGATGCTCAGCCGGCTAAGCATATCTTTATGATCTGTGCACCTGCAAATGGAGCTGATGAGCATTTAAAGGCACTTGCAACACTGTCAACAGCTTTGATGAATCCTGATGTTAAAGGAAAGCTTGACAATGCTACAACAAAGGAAGAAGTAAAGACAATTTTTGAAGACTTTGTAAAGTCAACCGAAGAGGTAAAAGAAGAGCCTAAGGAAGAAAGCGGCAGTGAAGGCAAGAAGTACATTATTGCTGTTACAGCCTGTCCTACAGGTATTGCGCATACATTTATGGCAGCAGAAAAGATAAAGGAAGCTGCCAAGGAAATGGGACTTGATGTAAAAGTCGAAACTAATGGACAGATAGGTGTTGAGAATAAACTGACAAAAGAGGATATTGACAGAGCTGTAGGTATTATTGTTGCAGCAGATAAGAAAGTGGAAATTGCAAGATTTGACGGACATCCTACTTTATTTACTAAGGTTGCTGACGGAATAAATAAGCCTAAGGAATTAATTCAAACTGTTTTGGACGGAAATGCAGCTATATATCATCATAGTGGTGAAAAGAGCAGCAGTGAAAGCACAGAGGGTGAGAGTGTAGGAAGAAAGATTTACAAGTATTTGATGGAAGGTGTCAGCAATATGCTGCCATTTGTAGTAGCCGGAGGAATACTTATCGCTCTTTCATTCTTCTGGGGAATCAATGCTTTCAATCCTGAGGATCCAAGCTATAATAAGTTTGCAGAACTTTTGTTCGTTTTAGGTAAGCTTTCATTTAGTATGATGCTTCCTATCTTGGCAGGTTTCATAGGAAGAAGTATTGCTGACAGACCAGGATTTATAGTAGGTATGGTAGGTGGAATCTTAGCAAATCCAAGTATACTTGGATTGCAGAGTGCAGAATGGCTAAGCTATACACCTTCAGGATTTTTGGGAGCCTTAGTAGCCGGATTTTTGGCCGGAGGTATAATATTTGCACTAAGATATGCATTTTCTTGGATTCCACGATCACTTGATGGAATAAAGCCCATATTCCTGTTTCCGGTACTTGGATCATTTATAATGGGTGTGCTGATGCTCTTTGTAATAAATGCGCCAATGGCATTTATTATGACATCATTTAGGAACTTTATTGAAAGTATGAGTGGTGGTGAAAAGATTGTCTTAGGCTTTGTGGTAGGTTCAATGATGGCCATAGATATGGGTGGCCCTATAAATAAGGCTGCATATGTTACAGCTACAGCCCTTGTTACTACATCCGGTACAGCAGGAAGTGATGTTATGGCAGCAAGTATGGTAGGAGGTATGGTACCACCGCTTGCTATCGCACTTTCAGCTACAGTTTATAAGAACCTTTGGCCTGAAGCACAAAGAGGAAGTGCTTTAGTAAACTATGTAATGGGATTTGCCTTTATAACAGAGGGAGCAATACCTTTTGCGGCAAGTAATCCTCTAAGAGTCATACCACCATTATTTCTATCAAGTGGTGTTGCAGGTGCTCTGAGTATGATTTTTAGTTGCAGATCCAAGGCTCCACATGGTGGAATGTTCGCAGTTTTAGTAGGTGCTGTTACAAATCCGGTAATGTATATTATCGCTTTGGTTATAGGAACTGTTATGGGAGCATTCCTTTTGATAGTATCACTGAATCTTGGAAAAAAGAAAGAAAACTAG
- a CDS encoding YeiH family protein, whose amino-acid sequence MNSIKSFLSKNLFGMLICFLITLPAWFLGKRFPIIGGPVIAIIAGMIITLFWNDKGRADSGIKFTSKYILQAAVVFLGFGLNLSVVLQTGRQSLPIIICTISTALIIAFILHKLMKIPGNISTLVGVGSSICGGSAIAATAPVINADDDEVAQAISVIFFFNVLAALLFPIFGKMIGFDTLSGEAFGIFSGTAINDTSSVTAAASTWDSMWNLGTQTLDKAVTVKLTRTLAIIPITLVLAIINAKRSNDNQSVFNLKKLFPIFIIYFIVASIITTIALNAGVPSHSFTPLKDFSKFCIIMAMAAIGLNSNLIKLIKSGGKPIILGGICWIGITAVSLMMQHILKIW is encoded by the coding sequence ATGAATTCAATAAAATCTTTCTTATCAAAAAACTTATTTGGTATGCTTATATGTTTTCTCATTACTCTGCCGGCGTGGTTTCTGGGGAAGAGATTTCCTATAATCGGCGGTCCGGTTATTGCGATTATTGCAGGCATGATTATCACACTTTTTTGGAATGATAAGGGTAGGGCAGATAGTGGAATAAAGTTCACTTCAAAGTATATTTTACAGGCAGCTGTGGTTTTCCTTGGATTTGGTCTCAATTTAAGTGTTGTACTTCAAACCGGCAGACAATCCCTCCCTATAATCATATGCACAATATCTACCGCACTTATAATTGCCTTTATTTTACATAAGCTTATGAAGATCCCTGGCAATATTTCAACTCTTGTAGGTGTTGGTTCTTCAATATGTGGAGGTTCTGCCATAGCCGCTACCGCACCTGTAATAAATGCTGATGATGATGAGGTGGCACAGGCGATATCTGTTATTTTCTTTTTCAATGTATTGGCTGCATTGCTCTTTCCTATATTTGGCAAGATGATTGGATTTGATACTCTAAGCGGAGAGGCTTTTGGAATATTCTCAGGCACTGCAATAAATGATACTTCCTCTGTGACTGCTGCTGCTTCCACTTGGGACAGTATGTGGAATCTTGGCACTCAGACTCTTGATAAGGCGGTTACTGTAAAACTTACCAGGACACTGGCAATAATTCCCATTACTTTGGTGCTTGCAATTATAAATGCAAAAAGATCAAATGATAATCAGTCAGTATTTAATCTGAAAAAATTATTTCCGATATTTATAATATATTTTATTGTTGCATCTATTATAACTACCATTGCTTTAAATGCAGGTGTGCCTTCACATTCCTTTACACCTCTAAAGGATTTCAGCAAGTTCTGTATAATTATGGCAATGGCTGCAATTGGACTAAACAGCAATCTGATTAAGCTTATAAAATCCGGTGGCAAGCCTATTATACTTGGTGGCATATGTTGGATAGGTATTACAGCTGTAAGTCTTATGATGCAGCATATACTTAAAATTTGGTAA